GCGTGCAGTATGTACCAAAAAGTAAAGGAAAAGAACTTGTTGTAATTGGAGCTTTAGGTTTGCATTACTCTGCAGATGGAGGGAATACATGGAAGCAATTGTCTACAGATCCAAGTTTATTCACAATACGTTTTATAGATTCAAATACTGCGATCGCAGCGGGATATAATAAGATGGTGAAAATCAGCTTTAAAAAATGAAAACCCCAAATAATAAAGTAATTATTATAAGGGGTTCTCGGCTGTTGTTCTTTTTAAGGAGGATTTAATTTTTACCTGCTTTGTCTCGATATTGATGTAATAGTTTGCGATTAAAGTCATCTTCTGATTTTCGAAGGATTATGATTTTTTTCGCAGGAAGTATTCTCTTCAAGTTGCTTGCATATTTTTTACGTAAAAGGTATAGCTCTTCATCGGTATTTTCGATTTGTGAAAGAAGTGCCGCTGCTTCCTTTTCGGTCATGTTTTTTAAAGTCTCATCAGTTAGCTTTCTTGTATATGCTTTCATTTTTTGATGTCTCAACTCATATTGCTTGTCATCATATGCATTGTATATTGGCCAAAATTTTTCTGATTCAGCCGAAGTCAAGTCTAATTCGGTTGTAAGGAAAGAAACCTTATACGCTTTTATCTTTTCTTTCTTATCGTCCATTTTCTCATTCTGAGCATAAAAAGGAAGCGTCATTAAGAATATAAACAGTAAAAGTATTTTTTTTATTTTCATCTGTGTCATGTTTGATAATTGTATTTTTATTCTAAAATTAGATGTTCAAGATTAGGATTAGATGCCAGAATATCTTCTAATGTATCGTCACCTAATGCAATATTTTGATCTAAATTTTTAATGTCGTTGGTGTCTAGCTCATGAATTAAATCATATTGATTTAGATTAGATTGATAGGATAAATAAGTTTCTAAAGTCGCTTCGTCAAGTTCTTTAGATTTTGTTGCATATTTATACACGGCAGGAACAGTTAAAGCAATAACAAGAACTGCGGCAATTGCAATAAATGCTTTTTTATTCTTAGCAAATAGCGAAATTGTTTTAGGTTCATTTTGAAGTAATCTCTCCATTAAATTTAGAGAGAAATTTTCAAAATAATGCTCTGGAGTTTTAAATCCAGTTTCTATTTTAGGCTCGTTTTCTAATTTAAATTCTTTCATGATATAGGTAAGACTGTATTACTTGTAAAAGGTTTAATTGGATATGATATAAGCTTCTATTTTTTTTACTGCATGATGATAAGATGCTTTTAATGCTCCAACGGAAGTGCCTAGTATTTCGGCTATTTCCTCATATTTTAATTCTTCAAAATATTTCATTTTAAAAACTAATTGTTGCTTCTCAGGAAGTAAAACGATTGCTTTCTGTAGTTTTATTTGAATCTCATTTCCGTCAAAATAAGTATCAGCTTGAAGGTTGTCAATTGTTTTGTTTTGTAGTTCTTCAGAGGTTATGCCACTTAACTTGGCTTTTTGACTTAAAAAAGTCAAAGCTTCATTAGTAGCAATGCGATATATCCATGAAAATAGTTTGCTATCTCCTTTAAAATTATTCAGATGACGAAATACCTTCACAAACGTATTTTGTAAAACATCGTTCGCGTCATCATGATCCAAAACAATATTTCGGACATGACTGTATAATGGCTTTTGGTAATTAGATACAAGCTTTTGAAACGCTATGTTTTGCGTCTTCAAATTCAATAACTCTTGTATAAATGCCTTTTCGTCTGTCAACTTTATAAATTATATAAGTTAGAATAGAATTATTCGAAAAGGTTTAAATTCTCCGTTTCGGTTTTTTAAAATTCAGATTCCTCTTCCTTTTTTGCAGCAGGAGGAGTGTGAGTTGGAGCAACTTCTGTTCTTGGAGTATGAACTACTGGAGTAGCAACAGGAACTATCTTAGCTTTTACTGGGTAATAAATCTCAGTAACCCATTTAGAAGGGTTTGCAATTTCAAATTTACTTACCGAATAAACTTCAAGATGTGACCAATTAAAATCTGGAGATAATTTTTGGTTATTTATGTAGGCAGTTGCTTTTTCTATAGCTTTTTTGGTGTGCGAGTAGTCTCCTTTTAAAGTTGTTTTTACAGCTTCGAACGGCTCTAATTTACCTGTTGAAATATCACTTCCAGCGCTTGTAAAAATTTCTTTCTTAATAGGCAAACAAATAGAAATTTTAGCCAATCCATTTGTTGTATCATACGTGTGATATAATACAAAAGGTTTTCCGTTGATTTCAATACCATTAGCTTCGCAAAAAGAAACTAATTGAGGAGCAACAACTCTAACGTTTTTAGTGATTTTAGCAATTTCGCTCGTAAATGATTTACTGATATAGAAAAGTTCAGGTTTTTTTACAACTCCATCAACTTTAATATCAAAGGTATTGGTCTCGTAAACTAATATTTTGTCTAAGTTGGCTAAACTTTTTTCATACATAGTACCAATAACTTTATCGGCTCCACCATGTAGTGCAGCATATATTTTGAAAAGGAAACTCATCGTTCCTTTAGATTTCCATGTAACTTTTGTACCGCCAAGTGTATCTTTAAATACCCATGAAACGTCAGCTAAACTTCCATCGAAATTCATTTTTTGAGAAATGTTTTGAGTATCAGTAACTGCTGTTGTTTTAATGTCTCCACTGCCGTCGTTTCCTGTCCATGAAAATGAAGCGTTTAATCCAGAAGTGTTTTGTGGGTATGTCGTTTTTGTTGTTGGATCTTCAACAATCCAAGAGCTAAATTCTTCCCAGTTTCTATAATCATTTACAAAATTAAATAACGGAGTGCGTTGTGTTTTAATAACCTTACTTCTCTCAACAGTGAAATCGCCTTTTTGAGTAGCTACAAATACAGTTAATGAGACTAAACTTAATAGTAATAAAAGAAATATATATTTTAAAATTCTCATAGTATCTTGGTTATTTTCTGGTATAAAGTTATAAATTTTATAAATACCCTAAAGGAAATTATAAAAAGTCAAAACTAGGTCTTTTTTGTTAATCTTCACAGTTTCCGAATAGTTTTATAAAAAAAAGATTTGAAGGAAAAATTGTTGACTAATTTAAATAAAAATGGCTTTTAAAAATAGCATGAGGGGAATATTAACGTTGATTTTTATATTTTTTTTAAAGAAAATGTATCTTTGATGGATAATAAAAAATTTATAAACTAAATATCATTAATAATGAAATTACTTAAAACTGCAGGGATTTTTTTGACTGTTGGAGTTTCAGTTATGTGTAACGCACAGGTTGCTAGTACATCAACACTGAAAACAAACAATGATAAGCCTTTTGATTTTACAGTAGAGCAATTTGCCGACATTAAAGTATTACGTTATCAAATACCAGGTTGGGAGAATTTAACGCTCAAAGAACAGGAGTTAGTATATTATCTTACGCAAGCAGGAACTGCAGGACGTGATATAATGTGGGATCAGAACTACAAGAACAATCTGAAAATAAGAAAAGCACTTGAAAAAATTTATGTAAGTTATAAAGGTGATAAAAAAAGTTCTGATTGGAATAATTTTGAAATATACCTTAAACGTGTTTGGTTTTCTAATGGTATTCATCATCATTATTCTAACGAGAAAATTAAACCAGAGTTTTCTAAAGAATACTTTGAAGGTTTATTAAAAGCTACTAAAACTAAATTAGCAGCAGATGTTACAGCAATTTTGTTTAATGATGTAGATAGTAAAAAAGTAAACCTTGATGAGTCAAAAGGATTATTAGCAGGTTCTGCAATTAATTTTTACGAAAAAGGAATTACATTAGAAGAAGCAGAAGATTTTTATAAAAAACAAACAAGCCCAGATCCTAAGAAACCTGTTTCTTACGGATTGAACTCTAAATTGATTAAAAATTCAAAAGGACAATTAGAAGAAAAAGTTTGGAAAAGCGGTGGGATGTATGGAGCTGCAATTGATAAAATTATCTTTTGGTTAGAAAAAGCTAAAACAGTAGCTGAAAATAAAAAACAAGGAGATGCTATAGGTTTGTTAATCGAGTATTACAGAACTGGAAGCTTAAAAACTTGGGATGATTATAATATCGCTTGGTTGCACGCTACAGAAGGAAATATTGATTACATAAGTGGTTTTATTGAAGTGTACAATGATCCATTGGGATATAGAGGTTCTTATGAAGGAGTAGTGCAGATTAAAGATTTTGATATGTCGGCTAAAATGCAAGTAATATCAAAAAACGCGCAATGGTTCGAAGATAATTCTCCATTAATGGCAGATCATAAAAAGAAAAATGTTGTTGGGGTTTCCTATAAAACGGTAATCGTAGCAGGAGAATCTGGTGATGCTTCACCAAGTACGCCAATTGGTGTGAATCTTCCTAATGCTGATTGGATTCGTGCAGAACATGGTTCAAAATCGGTTTCATTAGGTAACATCATCGATGCTTACTCTCAGTCAGGCGGAAGTGGTAAATTACAAGAATTTGCTAATGATGAAGAAGAAATCGAATTGGCAAAAAAATACGGAGAACTAGGAGATAAATTACATACTGCATTGCATGAAGTTGTAGGTCATGCTTCAGGTCAAATAAATGAAGGTGTTGGAACTCCAAAAGAAACCTTGAAAAGTTATGCTTCGACTCTAGAAGAGGGTAGAGCTGATTTAGTTGGTTTGTATTATTTATACAATCCAAAATTACAAGAAATCGGATTAGTTGATGATTGGAAAAAAGTTGGAATGGAATCGTATGATAGTTATATCCGTAACGGATTAATGACACAACTGGTTCGTTTAGATTTAGGAGCCAACATCGAAGAAGCGCACATGAGAAACCGTCAGTGGGTAAGTGCTTGGGTTTTTGAAAAAGGAAAGAAAGATAACGTAATCGAAAAAATTACTCGTAACGGTAAAACGTATTTTAATATTACTGATTACGATAAATTACATGATTTATTCGGACAGTTATTACGTGAAGTACAACGTATAAAATCAGAAGGAGATTATAATGCTGGAAAAGCTTTAGTTGAAAATTATGGTGTAAAAGTAGACCAAAAAATACATGCCGAGGTTTTAGAGCGTAACAAGCAATTTCCATCTGCACCATACAGCGGATTTGTTAATCCTGTTTTGGAGCCTAAGTTAAATGCAAAAGGAAAGATTATTTCTATAGAAGTAAAACAACCTAAAACATTTGCGGAACAAATGTTGAACTATTCTAAAAACTTTGGTTTCTTGCCTTTAGAAAACTAATAAGTAGATCTAGGAAATAAAAATGCCCGCTAAGCGGGCATTTTTTATGAGATATGATTTATCGTTTGAAGTATATTTTTATCAGAAATAGAATAATGATAAATGCTATAAAAACGAGCAAAACTTTATAATTTCCTTTATAGAATATTTTGTGAAGACCTACATCTTTTCTGTAAGCAAATATCATTACGATAACAAAAGCGATAAAAAAACACAATGCAAATATTAATTGTCCTTGACTAAACATAAGTTCAAATTTTTTGTGGCAAATTTAGGTAATAGTTTAACAATAGTTGTTAATTTAGTATATCATTTAATTAAATATAATTATGCAAAAACAAATTGATGCAGTGAAGGAATTTCATACTGCTTTTAAAATAGGGCATAGCGAGTCTCCAATTGCCGATTTGGGAGAAACAAAAAAGATACTTCGTTACAATTTGATGAAAGAAGAAAATGAAGAATATCTTGAAGCTGTTAAAAATAATGATCTAATTGAAATTGCTGACGCTCTTGGAGATATGATGTATATTTTATGCGGAACAATCATTGAACATGGTTTACAAGGAAAAATTGAAGCAGTTTTTGATGAAATCCAACAAAGTAATATGAGTAAGTTAGGCGAGGATGGACAACCTATTTATCGTGAAGATGGTAAAGTGATGAAGGGGCCAAATTATTTTAAACCTGATTTCTCTAAGATTTTGAAATAGTATTCAGTCTTAGTGGCGATTGAATAATTAATAGATATAAAAAAGGCGATTTTCTAAATGAAAATCGCCTTTACTTATTATATAGAATAACGAATTATTTTACTTGTACAGTCCAGTTGAAAGTGTCTTCTGCCAGTTTGTTTTGTATTCCTGTTAATTTTTCTTTTAAAAGAGAAGCATAAGAATCAGCTGTTTTAGGCAACTCATAATATTCATCTTTATATGAGAATCCTTTAATAACGCTTACTACTGCAGCAGTACCCGCACCAAAAATTTCTTTTAGTGATCCGTCTTTTGCAGCTTCAACTAATTCTGAAGCTAATACAGAACGAACTTCTGTTTTTAATCCTTCTTTTTCTGCAATTGCAAGTAAACTTTTACGAGTAATTCCGTCTAGAATTCTTTCGCTTGTTGGAGCAGTTAATAAAGTATCGTTGATTCTGAAGAATACATTCATTGTACCCGCTTCTTCCAATTTAGTATGTGTTGCATCATCAGTCCAGATTACTTGTTGGAATCCGTCTTTGTTAGCCAAATTTGTTGGGTAAAACTGTGCTCCGTAGTTACCAGCAGCTTTTGCAGCTCCGATACCACCATTTGCAGCTCTACTGTAGTGCTCAGCAATAATAACCTTTACTTCTCCAGCATAGTATGATTTTGCAGGTGAAAGTAAAATCATAAATTTATATTCATCAGATGGGTTTGCAACAACTCCAGCGCCAGTTGCAATCATAAACGGACGGATATACATACTGCTTCCGTTTCCTCTTTTAACCCATTCAGCGTCTAATTTTAATAACTCATTTAATCCATCTAAAAAAATAGACTCAGGAATTTCTGGCATTGCCATTCTAACTGCAGAAGCATTAAAACGCTTGTGGTTTTCCTCAGGTCTAAAAAGCCAAATAGCATCTTTATCATCTTTGTAAGCTTTCATTCCTTCAAAAATTGCTTGTCCGTAATGGAAGACTTTTGAAGAAGGATCCATTAAAATAGGAGCGTAAGGCTTAATGACCGGTGTTTGCCATTCTCCATTTTTAAAATCACATTCAAATAAATGGTCTGTAAATACAGCACCAAAGCTTAAGTTTTCAAAGTCTACATCATTTATTTTAGATGAAGTTGCTTTAACTATTTCAATTTTGTTTGTTTGAGTTGTACTCATGATAAAGTGTGGTTTTTATGAACTTTACTCATTGCTTAAGATTATTATCGTAAACATTGAAAAGATGTGAAATAAATTTTATTAATTGCAAAAATAAGTAATATATATATAAATTGACTGCTAAAATGTTATTAATTATGGCATTTGATTGTGATTTATTTATTTTCTAAAAAAGTTAAAAAAACCACTTGATTTTATATGAAATTTATGAAAAAACAACAGTTTTTTAAGGCTTTACGCATTTGTTTTGATTAAATTTGACTTCTAAATAAGACAAAAACACCTAATAAACTGATTTATAAATAGTGAAAAGAGAAATAATTCAAACTCTAGATGGCTCAACGACAATTCATTTGGAAGAGTGGGATGAATGTTATCATTCTAAACATGGAGCAATTCAAGAAGCAAAACATGTCTTTATACAAAACGGTTTTTCTTTATTTGATAGCAGTCCAATTTCGATATTAGAGATTGGTTTCGGAACTGGATTGAACGCTTTTATTACCTTTTTAGAAGCAAACAAGAAAAAGCAACCTATTAATTATGTTGGAGTAGAAGCGTACCCAGTTGCAGCTAACGAAGTGCTTATGATGAACTATGTTGCCCAATTAGGAGCTGATGAATACAATGATGTATTTAAAAACATGCATGAAACGAATTGGGACGAAACTATCGCACTTACTGATTTGTTTACTTTAACAAAAAGAAAACAGTTTTTTCAGGAAATTGATGATGTTGCTGTCTTTGATTTAATTTATTTTGATGCCTTTGGTTACCCTGTTCAACCCGAACTTTGGAGTACCGATATATTTAGAAGGATGTATACTGCTTTAAAACCAAATGGAGTTCTTGTGACTTATGCAGCCCGAGGTGTTGTTAAAAGAAGCATGATCGAGGTAGGATTTACGGTTGAGAAATTAGCAGGGCCTCCTGGTAAAAGAGAGATGTTTAGAGCTCGTAAAGTGGTGTAAATCATGCTATTTAGATTTGTTTTAAATTGATATATTCTCATTTTTGCAAACGTATTCGTGAATAATAAATCAAAAAAATAAGTTAAAACGAGAATACTTGGCTGGAAAATGTTTATTTTTACTTCGAGTTATAAAATAAAAGATAACCCCATAATCTTAATTTATTATGTCAAAAATAATGTTTGATTACACGAAATCAATACTCGAAAGAGTAAGTTTCAACCCGGTACTTTTCTTAAAAGAATTAGAGAAAGCTATCAAAACACTATTACCATACGAAATGGAACAACTGGAAGAGTGGTTATTAAATTTTACAATCGGAAAGCCCGAATTAAAAGAATGTCTACTGATCGTTAAAGTATAGATAAACAAAAAAAGGAACCTAATTAGGTTCCTTTTTTTATTTCTTTTGGATAGGGCTTATTATCTGAACATTTTGAAAAACAATAGCTCCTTTTACAACGCCTGCGATAGTGTTTCGTAAGGCATCTATAATCTGAATTTTTAATTCGCTTTTTGGATATATTAAACTCACCTCTCTGGCTGGTTTAGGTTCCTTAAAGTGACGTAGCTTTGATTTGTCTGTTTCTTTTAAATCTAAAGTATGTAAATAAGGTAGCAATGTTGTGCCTAATCCTTCGTCTGCCAATTTTATTAGAGTTTCAAAACTACCACTTTGAATTTGAAAAGCATTTTGCTCTACATCTGTACCATTTTTGCAAAGATTTAAAATTCCATCTCTAAAACAATGTCCGTCTTGTAAAAGTAATATTTCGTTGATGTTTAAATCAGATACTTCGATTTCTTCTTTTTCAAAAATAGAATGTTGTTCTGGGATGTAAGCAACAAAAGGTTCAAAATAAAGAACGATCTCTTTTATTTTTTCATCTTCTAATGGAGTTACTGCAATTGCAGCATCAAGATGTCCATTTTTTAATTTGGTTATAATTTCATCTGTATTAAGCTCTTCGATTAATAATTTAACTTTTGGATATTTCTTGATAAAATTATTTAAGAACATCGGTAAAAGCGTTGGCATAACAGTTGGGATAATTCCTAATTTGAATTCGCCTCCAATAAAGCCTTTTTGTTGTTCGACTATATCTTTTATTCGATCAGCTTCATTAACAATGTTTTTAGCTTGATTAACGATTTTTTGCCCAATTTCTGTAAGTTGAATTGGTTTTTTGCTTCTGTCAAATATTAAGATGCTAAGTTCTTCTTCTATTTTTTGTATTTGCATACTAAGTGTAGGTTGAGTAACGAAGCATTTTTCGGCAGCGAGCGTAAAGTTTTTGTGTTCAGCAACGGCTAAAACATATTGTAGTTGAGTTATAGTCATTTTTAATAGTATTTTCTGATGCAAAAATAAGAAAATATAATTTTTTTTTATGGCATTTTAGGAAAAGTTATCTTAAATTTACAATAAACAGAAATATAAAATTAATATACTATGAAAACTAACATTTTAGGATTGCCAGTAAAAGAGTCAGAATTAATTGTTAAAGAATTAAACGTCTTACTATCAAATTTTCAAGTTTATTATCAAAACTTGCGAGGAATTCACTGGAATATTCGCGGAAAACGTTTTTTTGATTTACATGTAAAGTTTGAAGAATTATATACAGATGCTCAATTAAAAATTGACTTAATTGCTGAAAGAGTTCTTACATTAGGAGGAACACCATTACATACATTTGAGGATTATATTAAAAATAATAAAATAGTAGTTGGTAAAAACATCTCTAATGACGAAAAAGCGATTCATTTAATAGTCGATTCATTAACAGATTTGCTAAAGATTGAAAGAGATATTTTAGTTAAATCTGATGAAATTAATGATGAAGGAACCAATTCGATGATGAGTGATTTTATCTCTGAGCAAGAAAAAACGATTTGGATGATGAAAGCATGGTTAGAAGAGGATTTGTAAAATCCTGAAAAATAAATAATTATAAAACCAGAACAGCATTACTAAGCTGTTCTGGTTTTTTTGTTAATGTTAAATTTGTTTAAAATTTTCTACTTAGTGTTTTGATTTTATCAGTTTAGCTCTACTTTTGCACTAATGAAAAAACTTGCATACACATTATTAATCATCTTTATTGCTTTTTTATCGACGCCACCGATTGTGACGATGATAGAGAAGACATGTGATGTGTCTGCTTTTTTTAATGTTTCAGAAGAAGAACATTCACATAAAGAAGTCAAAGTTTATGTGTATCATCCATCATTTCATGGAGAGTTCAATTTACCTATGTTTGACAAAACAAATCTTATATTGTCAGAAAAATTATCTAAGCATGATAAGATTTCTGCATCCATTTTTGCGCCTCCACCTAATTTAGCATAATACATCCGGTTATATTTTTTTAAACATTTACTGTGTTCTAGTAGTACAGTAGGTATTTTATGAACATTTTTACTATTGTATTATGAAAAGAAAAGTAAATCTTTTTGCTAACCTTAAGTCTGATTTTGCGTCAGGTTTAGTGGTGTTTTTAGTGGCTCTACCGTTGTGTTTAGGTATCGCAATGGCCTCTGGAGCTCCCTTATTTTCAGGAATTATTTCAGGAATTATTGGAGGTATAGTTGTAGGTTATTTGAGTCAATCACATATTAGTGTATCTGGTCCCGCTGCTGGTTTAACAGCAATCATTCTTACGGCAATTACCGACTTAGGAGCTTTTGATGTGTTTTTAACAGCTGTTTTTATTGCAGGTCTAATTCAGTTAGGATTAGGTTTCTTAAAAGCGGGGAGTATATCTAATTATTTTCCAACCAACGTAATCGAAGGAATGTTGGCGGGTATCGGGGTTATTATTATCCTAAAACAATTGCCACATGCATTTGGGTATGATGCTGATTTTGAAGGAGATCAAGCGTTTGTTCAAAGTGATGGGAATAACTCAATCTCTTCTTTATTTGAGATTTTCAATCATATTCACATGGGAGCTGTAATTATTACATTGATCTCATTTGTAATATTAATTGCATGGGATAAAGTTCCTTTTTTACGCAAACTTAAATTAATCCCTGGTGCACTTGTTGCAGTTATCTTAGGTATAATTATAAATCAAATTTTTATTTCAACAGGAAGCCCTTTGGCTATTGGTAAAGATCATTTAGTTTCGCTACCAATTCCACATACATTTGATGAATTTAGATCAATTATCATAACTCCAAATTTTGCTGGGGTTACAAATCCACAAGTTTGGGTTGTTGCTATCACAATTGCAATCGTAGCTTCTATCGAAACATTATTATGTATCGAAGCATCTGATAGAATGGATGCTCAAAAGCGTTACACAAATACAAATGTGGAGCTTAAAGCCCAAGGTATTGGAAACATGGTAAGTTCTTTATTAGGAGGTTTACCAATGACATCAGTTGTTGTACGTTCTTCGGCAAATAATAATGCTGGAGCCAAATCAAAAATGTCTGCAATTATCCATGGTGTTTTATTATTGATAAGTGTATTGGCTATTCCAGCAATTTTAAATAAAATTCCATTAGCTACTTTAGCTACTATATTGATATTAGTAGGTTATAAATTGGCTAAACCTGCAACATTTGTACATTTCTGGGAAAAAGGGAAATACCAATTCATCCCTTTCGTTGCAACTTTAGTATTTGTTGTAGCAACAGATTTACTTAAAGGTGTTGCTTTAGGAATTGTAATTAGCGTTATTTTCGTCTTAAGAGGTAACTTAAAAAGAGCTTACAGTTTTAAAAAGGAAGAATATGCTGATGGAGATGTAATTCATATTGACCTTGCTCAAGAAGTTTCTTTCTTGAATAAAGCTGCAATTAAACTTACACTAAATTCAATTCCAGAAAATTCAAAAGTTATTATCAATGCGCAAGATACGGTTTATATTGCTCATGATATCCTGGACTTAATAAA
The nucleotide sequence above comes from Flavobacterium branchiarum. Encoded proteins:
- a CDS encoding nucleoside triphosphate pyrophosphohydrolase family protein, encoding MQKQIDAVKEFHTAFKIGHSESPIADLGETKKILRYNLMKEENEEYLEAVKNNDLIEIADALGDMMYILCGTIIEHGLQGKIEAVFDEIQQSNMSKLGEDGQPIYREDGKVMKGPNYFKPDFSKILK
- a CDS encoding RNA polymerase sigma factor, yielding MTDEKAFIQELLNLKTQNIAFQKLVSNYQKPLYSHVRNIVLDHDDANDVLQNTFVKVFRHLNNFKGDSKLFSWIYRIATNEALTFLSQKAKLSGITSEELQNKTIDNLQADTYFDGNEIQIKLQKAIVLLPEKQQLVFKMKYFEELKYEEIAEILGTSVGALKASYHHAVKKIEAYIISN
- a CDS encoding SulP family inorganic anion transporter, producing the protein MKRKVNLFANLKSDFASGLVVFLVALPLCLGIAMASGAPLFSGIISGIIGGIVVGYLSQSHISVSGPAAGLTAIILTAITDLGAFDVFLTAVFIAGLIQLGLGFLKAGSISNYFPTNVIEGMLAGIGVIIILKQLPHAFGYDADFEGDQAFVQSDGNNSISSLFEIFNHIHMGAVIITLISFVILIAWDKVPFLRKLKLIPGALVAVILGIIINQIFISTGSPLAIGKDHLVSLPIPHTFDEFRSIIITPNFAGVTNPQVWVVAITIAIVASIETLLCIEASDRMDAQKRYTNTNVELKAQGIGNMVSSLLGGLPMTSVVVRSSANNNAGAKSKMSAIIHGVLLLISVLAIPAILNKIPLATLATILILVGYKLAKPATFVHFWEKGKYQFIPFVATLVFVVATDLLKGVALGIVISVIFVLRGNLKRAYSFKKEEYADGDVIHIDLAQEVSFLNKAAIKLTLNSIPENSKVIINAQDTVYIAHDILDLIKEFKETRAVDQNIKVKLKGFKKAYELENTPDLPNHVSIEHYYDVAKRAMVKKV
- the mnmD gene encoding tRNA (5-methylaminomethyl-2-thiouridine)(34)-methyltransferase MnmD, giving the protein MKREIIQTLDGSTTIHLEEWDECYHSKHGAIQEAKHVFIQNGFSLFDSSPISILEIGFGTGLNAFITFLEANKKKQPINYVGVEAYPVAANEVLMMNYVAQLGADEYNDVFKNMHETNWDETIALTDLFTLTKRKQFFQEIDDVAVFDLIYFDAFGYPVQPELWSTDIFRRMYTALKPNGVLVTYAARGVVKRSMIEVGFTVEKLAGPPGKREMFRARKVV
- a CDS encoding Dps family protein is translated as MKTNILGLPVKESELIVKELNVLLSNFQVYYQNLRGIHWNIRGKRFFDLHVKFEELYTDAQLKIDLIAERVLTLGGTPLHTFEDYIKNNKIVVGKNISNDEKAIHLIVDSLTDLLKIERDILVKSDEINDEGTNSMMSDFISEQEKTIWMMKAWLEEDL
- a CDS encoding SRPBCC family protein, producing MRILKYIFLLLLLSLVSLTVFVATQKGDFTVERSKVIKTQRTPLFNFVNDYRNWEEFSSWIVEDPTTKTTYPQNTSGLNASFSWTGNDGSGDIKTTAVTDTQNISQKMNFDGSLADVSWVFKDTLGGTKVTWKSKGTMSFLFKIYAALHGGADKVIGTMYEKSLANLDKILVYETNTFDIKVDGVVKKPELFYISKSFTSEIAKITKNVRVVAPQLVSFCEANGIEINGKPFVLYHTYDTTNGLAKISICLPIKKEIFTSAGSDISTGKLEPFEAVKTTLKGDYSHTKKAIEKATAYINNQKLSPDFNWSHLEVYSVSKFEIANPSKWVTEIYYPVKAKIVPVATPVVHTPRTEVAPTHTPPAAKKEEESEF
- a CDS encoding LysR substrate-binding domain-containing protein — protein: MTITQLQYVLAVAEHKNFTLAAEKCFVTQPTLSMQIQKIEEELSILIFDRSKKPIQLTEIGQKIVNQAKNIVNEADRIKDIVEQQKGFIGGEFKLGIIPTVMPTLLPMFLNNFIKKYPKVKLLIEELNTDEIITKLKNGHLDAAIAVTPLEDEKIKEIVLYFEPFVAYIPEQHSIFEKEEIEVSDLNINEILLLQDGHCFRDGILNLCKNGTDVEQNAFQIQSGSFETLIKLADEGLGTTLLPYLHTLDLKETDKSKLRHFKEPKPAREVSLIYPKSELKIQIIDALRNTIAGVVKGAIVFQNVQIISPIQKK
- a CDS encoding dipeptidyl-peptidase 3 family protein, with the translated sequence MKLLKTAGIFLTVGVSVMCNAQVASTSTLKTNNDKPFDFTVEQFADIKVLRYQIPGWENLTLKEQELVYYLTQAGTAGRDIMWDQNYKNNLKIRKALEKIYVSYKGDKKSSDWNNFEIYLKRVWFSNGIHHHYSNEKIKPEFSKEYFEGLLKATKTKLAADVTAILFNDVDSKKVNLDESKGLLAGSAINFYEKGITLEEAEDFYKKQTSPDPKKPVSYGLNSKLIKNSKGQLEEKVWKSGGMYGAAIDKIIFWLEKAKTVAENKKQGDAIGLLIEYYRTGSLKTWDDYNIAWLHATEGNIDYISGFIEVYNDPLGYRGSYEGVVQIKDFDMSAKMQVISKNAQWFEDNSPLMADHKKKNVVGVSYKTVIVAGESGDASPSTPIGVNLPNADWIRAEHGSKSVSLGNIIDAYSQSGGSGKLQEFANDEEEIELAKKYGELGDKLHTALHEVVGHASGQINEGVGTPKETLKSYASTLEEGRADLVGLYYLYNPKLQEIGLVDDWKKVGMESYDSYIRNGLMTQLVRLDLGANIEEAHMRNRQWVSAWVFEKGKKDNVIEKITRNGKTYFNITDYDKLHDLFGQLLREVQRIKSEGDYNAGKALVENYGVKVDQKIHAEVLERNKQFPSAPYSGFVNPVLEPKLNAKGKIISIEVKQPKTFAEQMLNYSKNFGFLPLEN
- a CDS encoding sensor of ECF-type sigma factor, producing the protein MKIKKILLLFIFLMTLPFYAQNEKMDDKKEKIKAYKVSFLTTELDLTSAESEKFWPIYNAYDDKQYELRHQKMKAYTRKLTDETLKNMTEKEAAALLSQIENTDEELYLLRKKYASNLKRILPAKKIIILRKSEDDFNRKLLHQYRDKAGKN
- a CDS encoding branched-chain amino acid aminotransferase, with translation MSTTQTNKIEIVKATSSKINDVDFENLSFGAVFTDHLFECDFKNGEWQTPVIKPYAPILMDPSSKVFHYGQAIFEGMKAYKDDKDAIWLFRPEENHKRFNASAVRMAMPEIPESIFLDGLNELLKLDAEWVKRGNGSSMYIRPFMIATGAGVVANPSDEYKFMILLSPAKSYYAGEVKVIIAEHYSRAANGGIGAAKAAGNYGAQFYPTNLANKDGFQQVIWTDDATHTKLEEAGTMNVFFRINDTLLTAPTSERILDGITRKSLLAIAEKEGLKTEVRSVLASELVEAAKDGSLKEIFGAGTAAVVSVIKGFSYKDEYYELPKTADSYASLLKEKLTGIQNKLAEDTFNWTVQVK